In the genome of Streptomyces sp. NBC_00259, the window CGGTCCGCCAGCACCGCACGTACCGCCCGCTTCCGCGCGTACGGGATGCGGTCCGGCACCCCCAGCGCGGCCCGCAGCAACTCCTCCGTGCGCCGCGCCGCCATCAGCGGCCCGCGCCCCAGCCAGCCGAACACCACCGCCCCCTGCTCCAGCAGTCGCGCCGTGCCCCGTTCCTCGGCGGTGATCCCGACCTTCACCATCCCGGGCCCGAACCAGGCGAGATACACGCGGTACGTCCGGGGATCGTCGGCCACGGTGTCGGCGGCCACCGAGTGCACCCGGTCCAGCCGCGCGCACTCGGCACACAGCCCACCGGTACTCCGCCCGGACACCACGGCGCCGACCGGACACACGTTTCCCCGCGCCCCACCGCACCGCCGCTCCCCGACGGCCCGGAACCCGATCTCCTGCCCGTACCCGAGCCGGCTCTCCCGCAGCTCCGCCCCCCGCGCCCACCGGAGCACGGGAGCCCCCTGGACCCACCTCATCCCCCGGCACTGCCACCGGTCGCCGCCCATGCCGCGTACTCCTCAAGCGCGTCCAACGCAAGAGGCCCCCGGATCATCTCCGGGGGCCTCTCAGCTGTGCACTCGGCAGGATTCGAACCTGCAACCTTCTGATCCGTAGTCAGATGCTCTATCCGTTAAGCTACGAGTGCTTGGCGTTCCGGGCTTTTCTGCCCGGTCGGCGTTGCGGGAACAACATTACATGACCTGCGCCGCCAGGCGAAATCCATTACCCGCACCCCTTCTGACCTGCACAAACACCCGTACGGCCGTATGAGCGCCCGGCGCTGGCGAAGTGCCAAGGAGCGGCGGCGCAGGGGCGGCAGACGCAGCGGCGGGAACGACCGAAGCCCCGGCCGTCGGGCCGGGGCTTCGGTGATCGCGCGGAGGCGGAGGGATTTGAACCCTCGATGGGCTTTAAGACCCAAACCGCATTAGCAGTGCGGCGCCATAGACCGGACTAGGCGACGCCTCCAGCACACCCGCGCGGGCGCGAGTGGTGCGTGCAGATGATGACACAGCCGGGTGGGCTGTCACCAATCGCTCCCCACGGTACTAGGCGCCCGGGCTCCTGGGCAAAGAGCCTCTCGTCCCTCGTTCGCCCCGGTCGGCCCACCCCGGTTGCGCAACGGACGGGCGAGCGGAGCGTTAGAGATGCCGGGGCGCCGCCCCAAGATCCTTCGCTCTCCAGGAGTACGCATGCTGCGCCGCTTCGTCCTCATCGTCGCCGCGACCGCCACGGCCTCCGTCGCCGCGCTGACCGTCGCCGTTCCCACCGCGGGGGCGGCCCCCTCCGCACCGATCCCGCTGCCCCTGCTGGAGTCCGAACCCGGGGACCAGCTCACCGTGATCACCTCGGACACCGGGAACCCGGAGGCCAACGGCACCTACGAGCTGAAGTGCGGGCCGGCCGGCGGTACGCACCCCGAGGCGCAGGCCGCCTGCGACAAGCTGGCGGAGTTCGCCTCCGCGGAGGAGGACCCGTTCACGCCCGTCGACCAGGACCGCATGTGCACGATGCAGCACGGCGGCCCGGCCACGGCCCGGGTGACCGGCACCTGGCAGGGGCGGAGCATCGACGCCACGTTCGACCGCACCAACGGCTGCGAGATCAAGCGCTGGGAGACGCTGGAACCGGTCCTGCCGACCGCCCGCAACGAGGAGCCGGACACGGCTTGAAGGTGACTCTGCGGCCCGGCCGGACCGGGCCGCAGAGGCCGCGGCCGGGACCGGATTCCGGGCCGCAGCCAGGTCAGCGGGTGTTTCAGGGGACACGGAGCCGCTCCGTGTACACAGAACCTTGGTGAGAGCTCCCCCTCATCCGCCGCCGCCGGCGTATCCCCTGCCTTTAGACTCCCTCCAGTGACAGGCTGCGGCCCGAGGGGCAAGATGGGGTCGGCCGTCCGAAAGATGCTGTAGGTCAGGGAGGAAGCGTCGTCGTGAGCAGCAGGCCATCCCGAGGCGCTGCTCGCCTCGCAGCCATACTCGACGCGCTGCCTGACGGGCTCGTCCTTGTCAACTGCAATGGCACGGTCGTCAACGCCAACACCATCTCCCTCGAGATGTTCGAGACCCCCGGCACGGCACTCGTCGGGCGCGGGCTGCTCGATCTGCTGCCGTCCTTCGACTCGAAACTCATCCCCGGCTCGATGCGGCGGCCCGACGCCGCCGACGAGCGGGGCCGTACCAAGCCGACCCGGATGGTGGCGCGGCGCACCGACGGCAGCGAGTTCCCCGTCGAGGTGACCAGCGCCAGCCTGGAGGACGGCCGCGAGGCGTACGACTCGTACAGCGGCGGCAGCGGCGCCGGAAGCAGCTACACCGGCGACGAACTGCTCATGCTCGTCGTGCGCGATCTGTCCGGCACGGTGGACACCGAGGCCGAACTCGCCCGCTCCCAGCGGCAGACCGAGATGATCCTGCGCGCCGCCGCCGAAGGTGTCGTCGGTACGGACACCGACGGGCGCGTCGTCCTCGTCAACCCGGCCGCCGCGCAGATCCTCGGGTTCCGCGCCAGCGACCTCGGCGGCAAGGAACTGCACCCGCTGATCCTGCACTCGCGTGCGGACGGCGAGCCGTTCCCGTACGACGAGTCGCCGCTCGCCGACACGCTCAGGTCCGGGCGCAAGCACCGGGTCCGCGGGCAGGTGCTGTGGGCGAAGAACGGCGAGGAAGTGCCCGTCGATCTGACGACCGCGCCGGTCCGGGACGGGGAACAGCTGGTCGGAGCGGTGATGACCTTCACCGACCGGCGGCCGTACGAGGACATGGCGGAGCGGCACGCCGCGGAGATCTCCGAGCGGGACGAGAAGTACGCCACCGACATCGCCGAGCGTGACGAGAAGTACGCGACGGACATGGCCGCGCGTGACGAGAAGTACGCCACCGACCTGGCGGAACGCGACGAGCGGCACGCCGCGGAGATCGCGGACAGGACGGAACGCCACGCGGCGGAGATCGAGGAGCGGGACGAGCGGGAGTCCGCCCTGGCGGCCCGGCACAGCCAGCTGGCCGCCGTGCTCGGCGACTCGCTGCGCGGACCGCTGGACGAGCTGCGTGGTGAGCTGGGCAAGCTGGCCGCCGACCCGGCCGGTCAGCTGTGGCCGGAGGCCAACCAGATCCTGCACCACCTGGCCGCGGGCTATGCCCGGATGACCACACTGGTCGACAACGTCCTCGGCTTCCAGCGGCTGGACTCCGGCGCGGAGGAGCTGCGCAAGGGCGTCGTCCTGCTCGACTCGGTCGTGGCGGCCGGTGTCGAGGGCGCGGTCGAGCTGATCGGTCCCGGCCGGGCCCAGTTCGCGGTGCACGCTCCGCCGATAGAGGCGGAGGTCGACGGTGGGCGGCTGGCGACGGCCCTGGCCCATCTGATCGCGGATGTCGCGGGCGTCGACTCGACGGGCAAGGCCCGGGTCGTGCCGGGCGCCGGATACGTCGACTCGACGATCGTGGTCGCGGCGGCACAGCGCGGCGACGTCGTACGGATCGAGGTACGCGGGCCGTACGCCGGGGGCGACCCGGTGCACGAGCCGATCGTCCGCGGGATCGTGACCGCCCACGGCGGCGTGCTGCAGACGCACGAGGTGCCGGGGATGAGCGGCAGCGCGTACGTGCTGGAGGTGCCGCTCGGCGACGGGGCGGGAACGGTGACGCCTCCGGCTGTCCCGGCGGAGCTGGAGACCGCCCCCGCGCAGGCCACGTCCGGCGGCGGGCGGCGGCGGGCGCGGCGGGCCTCCACGGACGCGTTCCTGGAGAGCCCCGTCGAACCGGAGCAGCCGTCCGGCGAACCCTCCGGCCGGCGCCGGGCCCGTACGAACACGGACACGGAGGCGCAGGCCCCGGCGAACACGGGCGGCACGGACGGGGGCGCCGGCACCGGCGCCGGCAGCGGTGGCACGGGCCGTCGTCGTGGCCGTCCGAGCCCCGCGGAGGCGGAGATGCCCGCTCTGCCGGCGCAGGGTGGCTCGGTCGTCACCGCCGCGGAGGCGGGAGCGGGCCGTCCGGCGCTGGGCGACACGGTCCCGCCGCAGGGAGTCGGCCCGGAAGTAAACGATCAGCCGGGCACCGGCCGCCGCGCCCGCCGCGGCCAGGCCGCGCTTCCCGCGCTGCCTTCGGCCGCTTCGGCCCCGACGGCTGCCCCGACTGCTCTTGCCGCTCCGGCCGCTCCTGCCGCTTCGGTGACCGACGCCTCCGTGAACGGTTCCGGCTCCGCCGGCCGGCGCACCGGGCAGGGCGGTGATGTGGGCGCCGCGGCGCTGGAGCCCGCCGGTACCGGTGCGCAGCAGAGTGGGCGACGGGCGCGGCGCGCGCTCTCGACCACCCAGGAACGGCTCAGGCCCGCCGAGGAGGCGCGGAGCGCCTTCGCGCTGCCGCCCGCCGAGGCCGACCGCGTCCCGGCGCCCGCCCCGGCTCCGGCCGCCCCTGCTCCGGTCCCGGCCGCGATCGAGGGTGACGACGGCCGCCACGACGCCGTTCACGCCGAACCGGACGCCGACCACACCCCGCCGCAGCCCCATCCCGTGGCGACCGGGCGCCGGCGTGCCCGCCCGGCCGCGGGCGAGACCTCCGGGCAGGCTCTCGGCACGATGAACCCTGCGACTCCGGCCCCGGCCCCGGCCCCGGTCGCGCCCGAGGCCGGCGACACCGGGTCCGTGCCGCTGCCGCCCGCCGTCCCCGCCGCCGCACAGGCCGAACCCCGCCGGGCCGCGCAGCCGCTTCCGCCCGCGCAGCCGCTTCCGGCCGAGGCACCGGCAGCAACCCCTGCGCCGGCACCGGCACCGGCACCGGCACCGGCACCGGACGCGGTCGACCCCGACGCGTCACAGGGCAAGGCGTTCAGCGTGCGCACGCTCGGCCAAGGCGTGCCGTTCGCGCAGCAGATCGCCCAGCAGCAGAACCGGCAGCCGGCGGCGCAGAACCAGACCCTCGGCTCCGGTCGCCGCCGCAAGCTGGGAACGCCCCCGGCCGGGGAGCGCGGCGAGCTTCAGGTGCCGGAGACGGCCGCGCGGCCGTCTCCGCAGCCCGCGCCCGCCCCTGCCCCCGCGCAGCCGCACCAGCGGCTCGCCGCTCCCACCGAGGGCCGTTCGTACGCGATCGGCGCCCCGGACGAGGGCGCGGAGGGGCCCGAGCCGCTCGACGGCCCCGGTGGTGCCGTCGAGGTGGCGAACCGGCCCGCGCATCTGCCCATGGACGACGAACTGCCCCCGGAGCCGCTGGACAATCCGCGCCGGCTGCTCGTCTGGCCCGCGCCGGACGTCGCCACGCAGCAGGCGCTGAGCGACCGCGGCTACCGGCCGGTGATCGTGCACTCGCGCGAGGAGGTGGACGCGCAGATCGCCGCGTTCCCGGCCGCGCTCTTCGTCGACCCGCTGACCGGGCCCATCACCCGTACCGCGCTGCAGTCGCTCCGCCAGGCCGCGGTGGCGGCCGAGGTCCCGGTGCTGCTCGCCGCCGGTCTGGGGCAGGCGACGCGCGAGGCGGCGTACGGTGCCGACCCCGCCGTCCTGCTGAAGGCACTGGCGCCGCGCGACAGCGAGCAGCACCCGTCCCGGGTGCTGCTGATCGAGGAGCACGACGACATCGCGGCCGCGCTGAGGGCGACGCTGGAGCGGCGCGGGATGCAGGTCGCACGGGCCGCGGCTGACGCGGAAGCCGTGACGCTCGCCCAGCAGATGCGGCCGAACCTGGTGGTGATGGACCTGATGCAGGTACGCCGCCGGCGTGCCGGGATCATCGACTGGCTGCGGGCGAACGGGCAGTTGAACCGCACCCCGCTCGTCGTCTACACATCGGCCGGCCTCGACCAGGCGGAACTGCCCAAGCTGTCGTCGGGCGAGACCGTCCTCTTCCTGGCGGAGCGCTCCACGAACGCCGAGGTACAGGACCGGATCGTGGATCTGCTCGCGAAGATCGGCACGAACTAGCCGGGGCCGACGGGCACCGGGCCCGACGGGCGGCACGGCACGGCCCGGTACGCGTCACGCGCACCGGGCCCGGAACACCGCCGCCGGAGCACCGCCGGTTCAGATCACCGGCGGTTCAGAACACCGTGGATCCGTAACGCCGCCCGCCACTAGCGGACTTCGGTGACCTCCAGCTCGCCGTCCGCGTACTGCCGGCGGATCACCTTCTTGTCGAACTTCCCGACGCTCGTCTTCGGCACCGACGGGATGATCGCCCAGCGCTCCGGCAGCTGCCACTTCGCGATCTTCCCGGCGAGGAAGTCCTTCAGCGACGCGTAGTCCGCGGTCGAGCCGTCCCTCAGCACCACCGTCGCCAGCGGCCGCTCGCCCCACTTGTCGTCCGGTACGGCGACGACGGCGGCCTCGGCCACCTCCGGGTGCGCCATCAGCGCGTTCTCCAGCTCCACGGAGGAGATCCACTCACCGCCGGACTTGATCACGTCCTTGGCCCGGTCGGTGAGCGTCAGGAAGCCGTCGGAGCCGATGACGCCGACGTCACCCGTCTTCAGCCAGCCGTCCTCGCTGAACTTGTCCTCCGGCTTGAGGGGCTCGCCCGCCGCGCCGCCGTAGTACGCGCCGGCGATCCACGGGCCGCGCACCTCCAGCTCGCCGGCGGACTCGCCGTCCCACGGCAGGAACTCGCCACCGGGTCCGCGCAGCCTCGCCTCGACACCGGCCGGGAAACGGCCCTGGGTGAGCCGGTACGCGAACTCCGCCTCCGTGCCCACCGCATGGGCCGGCGGCCGGGCCACCGTGCCCAGGGGCGAGGTCTCCGTCATGCCCCAGGCGTGGCAGACGCGCATGCCCAGCGAGTCGAACGCCTCCATGAGCGACGGCGGGCAGGCCGAGCCACCGATGGTGACCTGCGTGAGCGAACTCACATCGCGCGGCTTGGTCATCAGCTCGGCGAGGAGGCCCTGCCAGATGGTGGGGACGGCCGCCGCATGCGTCGGACGCTCGCTCTCGATCATCTCGGCGAGCGGGGCCGGCTGGAGGAAACGGTCCGGCATCAGCATGTTCACACCGCTCATGAGCACCGCGTGGGGCAGGCCCCAGGCGTTCACATGGAACTGCGGGACGACGACGAGGCTGGTGTCGGCGTCCGTCAGACCCATCGACTGCGCCATGTTGACCTGCATGGAGTGCAGATAGATCGAGCGGTGCGAGTAGACGACGCCCTTGGGGTCGCCGGTGGTCCCGGAGGTGTAGCACATGGAGGCGGCCGTACGCTCGTCCAGCTCCGGCCAGTCGTACGTGGCCGGCTTCCCGGCGAGCAGCTCCTCGTACTCGTGCACCTGGGCCCGCGCGCCCTCCAGCACCGACCGGTCACCGGGGCCCGAGACCACGACGTGCTCGACCGTCGGAAGATGCGGGAGCAGCGGCGCGAGCAGCGGAAGCAGCGAGCCGTTGACGATCACGACCCGGTCGGCGGCGTGGTTGACGATGAACACCAGCTGCTCGACGGGCAGTCGCAGATTGAGCGTGTGCAGGACCGCGCCCATACAGGGGATCGCGAAGTACGCCTCGACGTGCTCGGCGTTGTTCCACATCAGGGTCGCGACCCGCTCGTCCCCGGTGACTCCGAGGTCGTCGCGCAGGGCGTGCGCCAACTGGGCCGTGCGCTCGCCGATCTCTCGGTAGCTGCGGCGCTGCGGCTCGCTCTCGCCGGTCCATGTGGTGACCTGTGAACTCCCGTGGATCGTCATCCCGTGCTTCAGGATGCGGGTCACGGTCAGTGGTACGTCCTGCATGGTGCTCAGCACGGCGTCCTCCCGGTGGGCGCGCAGCTCTTAAGGGTGTGCCGATTCTGCGCACGTACCGCGCGGTATGTCACTACCCCCGGGTAAGAAAGCTCAGCGCACCGGCGAGAGTTCCGGGTCCTCCCGGAGCTTGCCGAGCGCCCGGGACACCGCGCTCTTGACCGTGCCGACGGAGACCCCGAGCACCTCGGCGGTCTGGGCTTCGCTGAGGTCCTCGTAGTACCTCAGGACGACCATCGCCCGCTGCCGGTCCGGGAGTTTCATCACGGCACGCCACATCGCGTCGTGCAGCACCTGCTGCTCGGCCGGGTCGGGCTGGGGAACCCCGGAGGGCTCGGGCAGGTCCTCGCACGCGAACTCGTCCACCTTGCGTTTGCGCCACTGCGACGTACGGGTGTTGAGCAGCGCGCGGCGGACGTATCCGTCGAGGGCACGGTGGTCCTCGATGCGCTCCCAGGCGACATAGGTCTTGGTGAGCGCGGTCTGCAGCAGGTCCTCGGCGTCGTTCGGGTTGGCGGTGAGGGAGCGGGCGGTGCGCAGCAGCACGGGCCCCCGCGCCCGTACATACGACGAGAACGACGGGTAGGAGGTCGGCGGCACGGCGGCCGTGGAGGCGGTCGTGCAGACTGGCGTGGTCATGGCTCCACGCTAGGAGCGGGGCCCGCCACGGGGATCGGCCCCAGGTCCCGAAAGCGGATCCGCCTCAGGTTGTAGGGGTGAAGCGGGCCCGACCTCCTTTGGGTGGAGGAGGTATCAGCTCCGCCTCAGGGTCGGCGACCGCCCTCACACCCGCGTGCAACGTCGTCCGCGCCGCCACGCCTCGACCGTCCGCGCCGTGTTCCTCAACCGTGCGCACCGGCTCCTCAACCGTCCGCGCCGAGGATCAGCGCCGAGGTCGGGACGCCCGTGCCGGCCGTGACCAGGGTCCGGGCGGCGCCTGATATCTGGTTCACGGAGGTGCCGCGCACCTGTCTGACCGCTTCCGCGATGCCGTTCATACCGTGCAGATACGCCTCTCCCAGCTGGCCTCCATGGGTGTTGAGGGGGAGGGCGTCCGCGGCCACGAAGTCCGCCGCTTCGCCCGGCCCGCAGAAGCCGAACTCCTCCAGCTGCATCAGCACAAAAGGCGTGAAGTGGTCATAGAGGATGCCCACGTCGATGTCACCGGGGGTCAGCCCGGAGGTCCGCCAGAGCTGCCGCGCGACCACGCCCATCTCCGGGAGTCCGGTGAGATCGTCGCGGTAGTAGCTGGTCATCTGCTCCTGCGCCCGGCCCGCGCCCTGGGCCGCGGCGACGATCACGGCGGGTGGTCGCGGCAGGTCCCGGGCCCGCTCGACGGAGGTCACGACGAGGGCCTGGCCGCCATCGGTCTCCTGGCAGCAGTCGAGCAGACGCAGCGGCTCGACGATCCACCGGGAGGCAGCGTGATCGGCGAGGGTGATCGGCTTCCCGTGGAAGTACGCCGCGGGGTTACGGGCGGCATGGCGCCGGTCCGTCACGGCGACATGTCCGAACGCCTCGGGGGTGAGCCCGTAGGTGTGGAGATAGCGCTGGGCCGCCATGGCCACCCAGGAGGCGGGGGTCAGCAGCCCGAAGGGAAGGTTCCAGCCGAGCGCCGCACCCTCCGCCGACGGCTCCCGGTGCTGAACGCCCGAGCCGAATCTGCGCCCCGACCGTTCGTTGAACGCGCGGTAGCAGACGACGACTTCGGCGACTCCGGTGGCCACCGCGAGAGCGGCCTGCTGGACGGTGGCACAGGCCGCGCCGCCGCCGTAGTGGATACGGGAGAAGAACGACAGCTCGCCGATGCCGGCCGCCTGGGCGACGGTGATCTCGGGGCTGGTGTCCATGGTGAAGGTGACCATGCCGTCCACGTCGGCGGGGGAGAGGCCCGCGTCGTCGAGGGCGGCCCGGACCGCTTCCACGGCCAGTTTCAGCTCGCTGCGCCCGGAGTCCTTGGAGAACTCGGTGGCCCCGATGCCGACGACCGCGGCCCGGCCGCCGAGCGTGTCCGCCCTGCGCACACTCATGATCCCGCCTCCCGGGGCAGGCTCACCGTCACCGTGCCGGTCACGTGGTTGCCCATGCCGTTGGCGCCGATGACGCGGACCAGGGCGGTGTCGCCCTCGACCTCGGTGATCGTGCCCGTCAACGTCATCGTGTCGCCGGGGTGGTTGGGGGCACCCAGCCGTATCGCGACCTTGCGGAGCACGGCCGTCGGGCCGAAGTGGTCGGTGATGAACCGCCCGACCAGGCCGTTCGTCGTGAGGATGTTCATGAAGATGTCCGGAGAGCCCTTCTCCTTCGCGAGCTCGGCATCGTGGTGCACGTCCTGGTAGTCCCGTGAGGCGATGGCCCCGGCGACGATCAGCGTGCGGGTGATGGGGATGGTGAGCGGGGGCAGCTCGTCGCCTGCCTTCATGCCGCCTCCTCAGCGAGCAAGGATCCGAGTTCGTCGAGCAGTTGGGCGCCGCTGCCCAGATACGCGTCGAGCTGGCGGCCCCACAGGAAGTGCCGGTGGACGGGGTGCTCCAGGTCGGCGCCTATACCGCCGTGCAGATGCTGGCCGGTGTGGACGACCCTTCTGCCCGCCTCGGACGCCCACCATCCGGCGGTCAGCGCATGCGTCACGCATGGCAGCCCTTCGTCGAAGCGCCATGCCGCCTCGTACACGGTGACCCGGATCGCCTCGGTGTCCATATGGGCGTCGGCCGCACGGAGTTGGACGGCTTGCCGGGTGGAGAGGGGCCGCCCGAACTGCTCCCGCACCGATGTGTGGTCGACGGCCCTGGCGAGCGCCCCCGCGCACACCCCGGCCTGCAGTCCGGCGAAGGCGATACGGGCGGCGACGAGCACATCCTCATAAGCCCCGCCCGCAACGGCCCTGTCAGCAGCCGCCCTCTCAGTGGCGGCCGTGCCGTCGACGGACCCGGCCGCACTCCGCCCGTCCGTGGCGCCCCTGTCGCCGAGCCGCTCCCCCCGTGTGCCGTCCAGGACGAGCCGGCCCGCCGCCCAGGGGGCCGTGGTCTCCACGGGGACGGTCTCCGCCTCCGCCGCCCGCACCAACCAGAGATTCCGCTCGGCGTCCGGCACCAGGACGTGGGTGGCGTCCCGCAGCCAGGGCACCCACCCGGCCGTTCCGCTCAGCCGGCCGGCACCGTCGGCCCGTATCGACCCATGGCCCAGGAACGCGCCGGTCACCACGGCCGTACCGTCCCGCAGGGCCGGCAGCAGCCGGGCCCGCTGCTCCTTCGTGCCGTGCCGGTCCACCGCCAGCAGCCCGTACACACAGCTCACCGCGAGCGGCACCTGCGCGGTCGTGCGGCCCTGCTCCTCCAGCAGCAGCACCAGACCGAGGAGTCCGATCTCCTCCAGCGCTCCGGTCAGCCCGGCCGCGCACAGCGCCTTCCACAGCTCGGCGTCCGTCCCGGTCCCGGCGGCGGCCAGGCGCTCATGCGTGGACAGATCACCGAAGATCCGCGCGGCGAGGTCACGGGCCGCCGCCTGCTCCTCCGTGGGCGTGAAGTCCATGTCAGCCCACGCTCTCTTCCACGGCCCGGAACACCGGCTCCTCCACGGCCCGGAACACCGGCAGCTCCAGCTCCTCGTCGACCCGCAGGAACTCCAGCCGGACGGGCATCCCGATCCGCACCTTGTCGTACGGCACGCCGACGACATTGCTGACCATCCGCACGCCCTCGGCCAGTTCGATCAGCCCCACCGCGTACGGCCCGGCAGTGTCAGCGGCACCGTCGGACACGGCGAAGGCGGGGAAGGAGGGGTGGTGCATCACCACATACGAGTAGACGCTTCCCTCGCCGACCGCCTCGACCGTGTCCCACTCAGGCGAGCCGCACGCCACGCACCCCGGCAGCCAGGGCAGCCGCAGCTCCCCGCATGCCCCGCAGCGCTGGATCAGCAGTCTGTGCTCGGCGACCCCGTCCCAGAATCCGGCGTTGTCGCGGTTGATCACCGGACGGGGCCGCCGCGGCCGCGGCTTCCGCGCAGCGGCCGGTGCGTACTTGAGGATGCGGAAGCGGTGCGTGCCCGCCAGCTCGCCGTCCGCCAGGATGTCCATCCTCGTCGTGACGAAGTGCCCCGTCCCCAGCCTGGTCGTCTTGCGTGGCGACACCGATTCGATCACCGAGTCGTAGGTGATCCGGTCGCCCGGTCGCAGCGGTCGCAGGTACTCCTGCTCGCAGTCGGTCGCCACCACCGAGGTGAACCCGGCGCCGTCGAGCAGGGCGGACAGTTCGTCGTACGCTCCCGAGCGATCGGAGTGCCCCGAGAGGCCGCCCATCGTCCACGCCTGGAGCATCGTCGGCGGGGCGATGGCGTCCGGCCCTCGGTACGCCGGGTTCGCATCCCCCATCGCCTCGCACCAGTGCCTGATCATCGGCTCGTTGACGAGGTCCTTGCCGGTGCCGGCGATGTCCGCCGCCCGCACCCCTTCATACGCCCTGAGCAGCTCATACAGCTCGTCCGCGCTCGCCGCTGCGGCACCCGACGCCTCCGCGCTCACCGCTTCCCCCTCCTCATGCCGAGTCGCATCGTCGCGACGATCTCCCGCTGCACCTCGCTCACACCGCCCCCGAAGGTGTTGATCTGTGCCGCACGGTTCATCCGCTCCAGCTCGCCGTCCCCCACGGCACCCGGCGAACCGGCCCTCACCAGCCCTGCCTCCCCCGTGATTTCCTGGCACATTCGATACACCTCGACGGCCGATTCGGTTCCCATGAACTTCACGCCGCTCGCGTCGCCCGGGGCCAGCC includes:
- a CDS encoding DUF2797 domain-containing protein, which produces MGGDRWQCRGMRWVQGAPVLRWARGAELRESRLGYGQEIGFRAVGERRCGGARGNVCPVGAVVSGRSTGGLCAECARLDRVHSVAADTVADDPRTYRVYLAWFGPGMVKVGITAEERGTARLLEQGAVVFGWLGRGPLMAARRTEELLRAALGVPDRIPYARKRAVRAVLADRAVDRAAEVTELYARAVALTGWPEALEPIAFEAVDHAGVFGLDRPAVLPAASRVVRELVDGGTVAGRLVAAAGPDLHLRTGDGRVTVVDTRLLSGWELVAADPRAPLTVPAEELPSGVQDGLF
- a CDS encoding SSI family serine proteinase inhibitor, with product MLRRFVLIVAATATASVAALTVAVPTAGAAPSAPIPLPLLESEPGDQLTVITSDTGNPEANGTYELKCGPAGGTHPEAQAACDKLAEFASAEEDPFTPVDQDRMCTMQHGGPATARVTGTWQGRSIDATFDRTNGCEIKRWETLEPVLPTARNEEPDTA
- a CDS encoding PAS domain-containing protein, which encodes MSSRPSRGAARLAAILDALPDGLVLVNCNGTVVNANTISLEMFETPGTALVGRGLLDLLPSFDSKLIPGSMRRPDAADERGRTKPTRMVARRTDGSEFPVEVTSASLEDGREAYDSYSGGSGAGSSYTGDELLMLVVRDLSGTVDTEAELARSQRQTEMILRAAAEGVVGTDTDGRVVLVNPAAAQILGFRASDLGGKELHPLILHSRADGEPFPYDESPLADTLRSGRKHRVRGQVLWAKNGEEVPVDLTTAPVRDGEQLVGAVMTFTDRRPYEDMAERHAAEISERDEKYATDIAERDEKYATDMAARDEKYATDLAERDERHAAEIADRTERHAAEIEERDERESALAARHSQLAAVLGDSLRGPLDELRGELGKLAADPAGQLWPEANQILHHLAAGYARMTTLVDNVLGFQRLDSGAEELRKGVVLLDSVVAAGVEGAVELIGPGRAQFAVHAPPIEAEVDGGRLATALAHLIADVAGVDSTGKARVVPGAGYVDSTIVVAAAQRGDVVRIEVRGPYAGGDPVHEPIVRGIVTAHGGVLQTHEVPGMSGSAYVLEVPLGDGAGTVTPPAVPAELETAPAQATSGGGRRRARRASTDAFLESPVEPEQPSGEPSGRRRARTNTDTEAQAPANTGGTDGGAGTGAGSGGTGRRRGRPSPAEAEMPALPAQGGSVVTAAEAGAGRPALGDTVPPQGVGPEVNDQPGTGRRARRGQAALPALPSAASAPTAAPTALAAPAAPAASVTDASVNGSGSAGRRTGQGGDVGAAALEPAGTGAQQSGRRARRALSTTQERLRPAEEARSAFALPPAEADRVPAPAPAPAAPAPVPAAIEGDDGRHDAVHAEPDADHTPPQPHPVATGRRRARPAAGETSGQALGTMNPATPAPAPAPVAPEAGDTGSVPLPPAVPAAAQAEPRRAAQPLPPAQPLPAEAPAATPAPAPAPAPAPAPDAVDPDASQGKAFSVRTLGQGVPFAQQIAQQQNRQPAAQNQTLGSGRRRKLGTPPAGERGELQVPETAARPSPQPAPAPAPAQPHQRLAAPTEGRSYAIGAPDEGAEGPEPLDGPGGAVEVANRPAHLPMDDELPPEPLDNPRRLLVWPAPDVATQQALSDRGYRPVIVHSREEVDAQIAAFPAALFVDPLTGPITRTALQSLRQAAVAAEVPVLLAAGLGQATREAAYGADPAVLLKALAPRDSEQHPSRVLLIEEHDDIAAALRATLERRGMQVARAAADAEAVTLAQQMRPNLVVMDLMQVRRRRAGIIDWLRANGQLNRTPLVVYTSAGLDQAELPKLSSGETVLFLAERSTNAEVQDRIVDLLAKIGTN
- a CDS encoding long-chain fatty acid--CoA ligase; the encoded protein is MLSTMQDVPLTVTRILKHGMTIHGSSQVTTWTGESEPQRRSYREIGERTAQLAHALRDDLGVTGDERVATLMWNNAEHVEAYFAIPCMGAVLHTLNLRLPVEQLVFIVNHAADRVVIVNGSLLPLLAPLLPHLPTVEHVVVSGPGDRSVLEGARAQVHEYEELLAGKPATYDWPELDERTAASMCYTSGTTGDPKGVVYSHRSIYLHSMQVNMAQSMGLTDADTSLVVVPQFHVNAWGLPHAVLMSGVNMLMPDRFLQPAPLAEMIESERPTHAAAVPTIWQGLLAELMTKPRDVSSLTQVTIGGSACPPSLMEAFDSLGMRVCHAWGMTETSPLGTVARPPAHAVGTEAEFAYRLTQGRFPAGVEARLRGPGGEFLPWDGESAGELEVRGPWIAGAYYGGAAGEPLKPEDKFSEDGWLKTGDVGVIGSDGFLTLTDRAKDVIKSGGEWISSVELENALMAHPEVAEAAVVAVPDDKWGERPLATVVLRDGSTADYASLKDFLAGKIAKWQLPERWAIIPSVPKTSVGKFDKKVIRRQYADGELEVTEVR
- a CDS encoding SigE family RNA polymerase sigma factor — encoded protein: MTTPVCTTASTAAVPPTSYPSFSSYVRARGPVLLRTARSLTANPNDAEDLLQTALTKTYVAWERIEDHRALDGYVRRALLNTRTSQWRKRKVDEFACEDLPEPSGVPQPDPAEQQVLHDAMWRAVMKLPDRQRAMVVLRYYEDLSEAQTAEVLGVSVGTVKSAVSRALGKLREDPELSPVR
- a CDS encoding lipid-transfer protein, encoding MSVRRADTLGGRAAVVGIGATEFSKDSGRSELKLAVEAVRAALDDAGLSPADVDGMVTFTMDTSPEITVAQAAGIGELSFFSRIHYGGGAACATVQQAALAVATGVAEVVVCYRAFNERSGRRFGSGVQHREPSAEGAALGWNLPFGLLTPASWVAMAAQRYLHTYGLTPEAFGHVAVTDRRHAARNPAAYFHGKPITLADHAASRWIVEPLRLLDCCQETDGGQALVVTSVERARDLPRPPAVIVAAAQGAGRAQEQMTSYYRDDLTGLPEMGVVARQLWRTSGLTPGDIDVGILYDHFTPFVLMQLEEFGFCGPGEAADFVAADALPLNTHGGQLGEAYLHGMNGIAEAVRQVRGTSVNQISGAARTLVTAGTGVPTSALILGADG
- a CDS encoding MaoC family dehydratase → MKAGDELPPLTIPITRTLIVAGAIASRDYQDVHHDAELAKEKGSPDIFMNILTTNGLVGRFITDHFGPTAVLRKVAIRLGAPNHPGDTMTLTGTITEVEGDTALVRVIGANGMGNHVTGTVTVSLPREAGS